The Candidatus Manganitrophus noduliformans genome includes a window with the following:
- the galU gene encoding UTP--glucose-1-phosphate uridylyltransferase GalU, with product MSAVQEGKRLGRQITKAVIPAAGLGTRFLPATKASPKEMLPLVDKPLIQYVVEEAVGAGIREIIIITGRGKRAIEDHFDISFELEETLRQNGKLELMESLRKISDMADFCYIRQRQALGLGHAILSAKNLIGDEPFAVLLGDDIIDHPTSALQQMIDLYQKNQAPLIGIQKVPKSEVRQYGVIDAEAAVDGLYKINDLVEKPSPKEAPSNLAVIGRYILTPEIFELLEKTKPGKNNEIQLTDALKELARLRNMYGYVIQGKRFDAGDKLGFLKATVEMGLKNPELGKEFRKFLKDLPL from the coding sequence ATGTCGGCAGTTCAGGAGGGAAAAAGATTGGGCCGACAGATCACGAAAGCCGTTATCCCCGCAGCGGGGCTGGGAACGCGATTCCTCCCTGCGACGAAGGCATCCCCCAAGGAGATGCTCCCCCTGGTCGACAAGCCGCTGATCCAATATGTTGTCGAAGAAGCGGTGGGGGCCGGCATCCGGGAGATCATCATCATTACCGGGCGCGGCAAACGGGCGATTGAAGATCACTTCGACATCTCGTTCGAGCTGGAGGAGACCCTGCGCCAGAACGGCAAGCTGGAGCTGATGGAAAGTCTGAGGAAAATCTCCGACATGGCCGACTTCTGCTACATCCGGCAGCGGCAGGCGCTCGGGCTCGGACATGCCATTCTCAGCGCGAAGAATCTGATCGGCGACGAGCCCTTCGCCGTCCTGCTGGGAGACGACATCATCGATCATCCCACTTCCGCCCTGCAGCAGATGATCGACCTCTATCAGAAAAATCAGGCGCCGTTGATCGGCATCCAAAAAGTTCCCAAGTCGGAGGTCCGCCAATACGGGGTGATCGACGCCGAAGCCGCCGTCGATGGGCTTTACAAAATTAACGATCTGGTCGAAAAGCCGTCTCCCAAGGAAGCCCCGTCCAACCTCGCCGTGATCGGACGCTACATTCTGACCCCCGAAATCTTTGAGCTGCTGGAGAAAACAAAACCGGGGAAGAACAATGAGATCCAGTTGACCGACGCCCTCAAGGAACTGGCCCGGCTGCGGAATATGTATGGATATGTCATCCAGGGGAAACGCTTCGACGCCGGGGACAAACTTGGATTTCTCAAGGCGACGGTCGAAATGGGGCTGAAAAACCCCGAGCTGGGAAAAGAGTTTCGGAAATTCTTGAAAGATCTCCCCCTCTAA
- the lon gene encoding endopeptidase La — MSLKDQEKQKLDIPEKLPLLPVRDIVVFPHMVLPLFVGREISIKAIEEALAGNRMVFLAAQRSSEVESPEPDDIYTIGSVGTIMRMLKLPDGRVKILVQGIAKGRITSFQQTAPYHTVRIEKVADPAPTESSLEVEAAVRTVKELMGKVVAFGKFTVPDIISVIENLDDPGRLADMIASNLGLKVETAQEVLEILNPLQRLGKINDLLTKEVDVLTVQQKIQSEAKGEMDKTQREYFLREQLKAIQKELGESDERAEEVQEFRNKIEEAAMPEKVAKEAERQLKRLEKMHPDSAEASTVRTYLEWLVELPWNVATKDKLDLIAAKKVLDEDHYDLERVKDRILEYLAVRKMKEKMKGPILCFLGPPGVGKTSLGKSIARALGREFVRISLGGIRDEAEIRGHRRTYVGSLPGRIIQGIKQAGTNNPVFMMDEIDKVGMDFRGDPSAALLEVLDPEQNHSFSDHYLGVPFDLSNVMFIMTANQIDPIPAPLRDRMEIIDISGYTTEEKVGIARNYLIPRQLSEHGVKTGKVAFTDAALDLMIMQYTREAGVRNLEREIANVLRKIARKLAEGKEKRFKITPSNVNQYLGIPKFLPEAEQEQDEVGVATGLAWTPTGGDIIRIEATLMKGKGALTLTGHLGDVMKESAHAALSYIRSKEKELGIKSDLFAKSDIHIHVPAGAIPKDGPSAGITMATALASLLTGKAVRRDVAMTGEVTLRGRVLPIGGLKEKILAAKRAGMKTVVLPKRNEKDLEEVPRHVQRGLDLVFAEHMDAVLSAAFNIRKTPSVMAKTITKTQREKQRKRARIASTVATV, encoded by the coding sequence GTGTCTTTGAAGGATCAAGAGAAACAGAAACTGGATATCCCCGAGAAGCTTCCCCTTCTCCCCGTCCGGGACATCGTCGTCTTCCCCCATATGGTTCTTCCCCTTTTCGTCGGGCGGGAGATCTCCATCAAAGCGATTGAAGAAGCGCTGGCCGGAAACCGGATGGTCTTTCTGGCGGCGCAGAGGTCGTCGGAAGTGGAATCCCCTGAGCCGGACGATATTTATACCATCGGCTCGGTCGGGACGATCATGCGGATGTTGAAGCTTCCCGACGGTCGGGTCAAGATTCTGGTCCAAGGGATCGCCAAGGGGCGGATTACTTCATTCCAGCAAACCGCCCCCTACCACACGGTCCGGATCGAGAAGGTGGCCGATCCGGCCCCGACCGAAAGCTCCCTAGAGGTCGAAGCGGCGGTCCGGACGGTCAAAGAGTTGATGGGGAAGGTCGTCGCCTTCGGCAAATTCACCGTTCCCGACATCATCTCCGTGATCGAAAACCTCGACGACCCGGGGCGGCTGGCCGACATGATCGCTTCGAATCTCGGATTGAAGGTCGAAACCGCGCAGGAGGTGCTCGAGATCCTCAATCCATTGCAGCGCCTCGGGAAGATCAACGACCTTCTGACCAAAGAGGTCGATGTCCTGACGGTGCAGCAGAAGATCCAGTCCGAGGCCAAAGGGGAGATGGATAAAACGCAGCGCGAATACTTCTTGCGCGAGCAGCTGAAGGCGATCCAGAAGGAGCTGGGGGAATCGGATGAGCGGGCCGAAGAGGTCCAGGAATTTCGGAACAAAATCGAAGAGGCGGCGATGCCGGAGAAAGTCGCCAAAGAGGCGGAACGGCAGTTGAAGCGGCTTGAAAAGATGCACCCCGACTCCGCCGAGGCCTCCACGGTTCGAACCTATCTCGAATGGCTTGTCGAGCTCCCGTGGAATGTGGCGACCAAAGACAAGCTCGATCTGATCGCGGCCAAGAAGGTCCTGGATGAAGATCATTACGACCTAGAGCGGGTGAAGGATCGGATCCTGGAATATCTCGCCGTCCGCAAGATGAAGGAGAAGATGAAGGGGCCGATCCTCTGTTTCCTCGGCCCTCCGGGGGTCGGGAAGACCTCTCTCGGAAAATCGATCGCCCGCGCCCTGGGACGGGAGTTTGTCCGAATTTCGCTCGGCGGCATTCGGGACGAAGCGGAGATCCGCGGACATCGCCGAACCTATGTCGGCTCGCTCCCCGGCCGGATCATCCAGGGGATCAAACAGGCCGGGACGAACAATCCGGTCTTCATGATGGACGAAATCGACAAGGTCGGCATGGACTTTCGGGGAGATCCCTCGGCCGCCCTGCTGGAGGTGTTGGACCCGGAGCAAAATCACAGCTTCTCCGATCACTACCTCGGCGTCCCGTTCGATCTCTCGAACGTCATGTTCATCATGACCGCCAACCAGATCGATCCGATTCCGGCGCCGCTGCGCGACCGGATGGAGATCATCGACATCTCCGGCTACACCACCGAGGAGAAGGTCGGCATCGCCCGGAATTACCTGATCCCGCGCCAGCTCTCGGAGCATGGGGTCAAGACAGGCAAAGTGGCCTTCACCGACGCGGCGCTCGATCTGATGATCATGCAGTACACCCGCGAGGCGGGGGTTCGCAATCTGGAGCGGGAGATCGCCAACGTCCTTCGGAAAATCGCGCGCAAGCTGGCGGAGGGAAAAGAGAAGCGATTCAAGATCACCCCTTCCAACGTCAACCAATATCTCGGCATCCCCAAGTTTCTTCCCGAAGCGGAGCAGGAGCAGGATGAAGTCGGTGTCGCGACCGGGCTCGCCTGGACGCCGACCGGGGGAGATATCATTCGAATCGAGGCGACCCTGATGAAGGGGAAAGGGGCACTGACCCTCACCGGGCATCTGGGAGATGTGATGAAAGAGTCGGCCCATGCGGCCCTCTCCTACATTCGATCGAAGGAGAAGGAGCTTGGGATCAAGAGCGACCTCTTCGCCAAGAGCGATATCCACATCCATGTCCCGGCCGGGGCGATTCCGAAAGACGGCCCCTCCGCCGGCATCACGATGGCGACGGCGCTCGCCTCGCTCCTTACCGGAAAAGCGGTCCGCCGGGATGTGGCGATGACCGGAGAGGTGACGCTGCGGGGCCGGGTCCTCCCGATCGGCGGCCTGAAAGAAAAGATCTTGGCCGCCAAACGGGCCGGCATGAAGACGGTGGTCCTTCCGAAGCGGAACGAAAAAGATCTGGAGGAGGTCCCCCGCCACGTGCAGCGAGGACTCGATCTGGTCTTCGCCGAGCACATGGATGCGGTTCTGTCGGCGGCCTTCAACATAAGGAAGACCCCCTCCGTCATGGCCAAAACGATTACAAAAACCCAACGGGAAAAACAGCGAAAGCGGGCGCGAATCGCCTCCACGGTCGCGACGGTTTAA
- the thiL gene encoding thiamine-phosphate kinase, with protein sequence MDLRQLGEFGLIDRIQKRFPPPASTVLGIGDDAAAILPSKKQHLLLTTDTLIEGVHFDPAFSTFQEVGYKSVMVNVSDIAAMGGTPRYILISLGLTGRQRVEAIDQLYKGIERASRETGLDLIGGNIAFSTGPFFISPTVVGEIPKKEMVTRAGAGEGDHLYVTGTLGDAAAGLALLKKGIDTKLFGRLTRRYRAPQARWREGRLLAKARIPSAMIDLSDGLSSDLSHLMERSGLGAEIDAAEIPLSAPLQRAALQMGVDSIEYALNGGEDYELLFSVPERKLKKLELMIKNGLIKAYRIGKMAPRRTGLMLINPSGRRRALAPGGWDHLKKGEKG encoded by the coding sequence ATGGACCTCCGTCAACTCGGTGAGTTCGGTCTCATCGACCGGATTCAAAAGCGCTTTCCCCCTCCCGCTTCAACCGTTCTCGGCATCGGCGACGATGCCGCGGCGATCCTCCCCTCCAAGAAACAGCACCTTCTTCTCACCACCGATACGCTGATCGAAGGGGTTCATTTCGACCCCGCCTTCTCGACCTTTCAAGAGGTCGGCTATAAATCGGTGATGGTCAATGTCAGCGACATTGCGGCGATGGGGGGAACCCCCCGTTATATACTGATTTCACTCGGCCTGACCGGCCGCCAGAGGGTCGAAGCGATCGACCAACTCTACAAGGGGATCGAAAGAGCAAGCCGCGAAACGGGGCTCGATCTGATCGGCGGAAACATCGCCTTCTCCACCGGACCGTTTTTTATCTCCCCGACCGTGGTGGGAGAGATTCCCAAAAAGGAGATGGTCACCCGGGCCGGCGCGGGAGAGGGAGATCACCTCTATGTCACCGGAACGCTGGGGGACGCCGCGGCGGGGTTGGCCTTATTGAAAAAAGGGATCGACACGAAGCTCTTCGGCCGGCTGACTCGGCGCTATCGCGCGCCGCAAGCCCGCTGGCGGGAGGGGCGTCTTTTGGCAAAGGCCCGGATTCCGTCGGCGATGATCGATCTGTCAGACGGGTTGAGCTCTGATCTGAGCCATCTGATGGAACGGAGCGGGCTTGGGGCGGAGATCGACGCCGCTGAAATCCCCCTCTCGGCCCCCCTCCAACGTGCGGCTTTACAAATGGGGGTTGATTCGATAGAGTATGCTTTAAATGGGGGTGAAGATTACGAGCTCCTTTTTTCGGTCCCGGAACGGAAACTCAAGAAGCTGGAGCTGATGATAAAAAACGGGTTGATCAAAGCATACCGAATCGGTAAAATGGCGCCACGGCGGACCGGTTTAATGCTGATCAATCCGAGCGGACGCCGCCGGGCCCTCGCTCCAGGGGGGTGGGACCACTTAAAGAAAGGCGAAAAGGGATAA